The Trypanosoma brucei gambiense DAL972 chromosome 10, complete sequence genome has a segment encoding these proteins:
- a CDS encoding histone H3 variant, putative, producing MLFRKQLKHILHLYLWMQISVRCMLTVLLCSQRISNWRLNSEASVTKGKKRKERKEKRRRRGSGSISLKLLHILFLFLFLFLFLFLLLLLLLLLLSLPLILVSFCFGSSSFFSSSFLFACMFTSCA from the coding sequence ATGCTATTcaggaagcaactgaaacATATATTACATCTGTATTTATGGATGCAAATCTCTGTACGTTGCATGCTAACCGTGTTACTCTGTTCCCAAAGGATATCCAATTGGCGCTTAAACTCCGAGGCGAGCGTaactaaaggaaagaaaagaaaagaaaggaaagaaaagaggagaagaagAGGTTCCGGAAGTATAAGCTTGAAGTTGTTACacattctcttcctcttcctcttccttttcctcttcctcttcctcttattattattactattgttattattatcattacctCTTAttcttgtttcgttttgttttggttcttcttcttttttttcttcttcttttttgtttgcctgtATGTTTACATCATGCGCATAG